The following is a genomic window from Strigops habroptila isolate Jane chromosome 18, bStrHab1.2.pri, whole genome shotgun sequence.
TGGAAGCAAAAACATGTCATACACATTCTCTGTCaagaaaagagcagcttttaGTGTTGCAGCTTTCCTCTGTAGGTCACACGGTGCTTTGCTAATTACACATACTATTGTATGCTTTAACTACGTTAAAGGTGATGGCATGCTTTGGTTAAAGGTAATAGGGTTCACTCTTGCgtttcatagaaccacagaatggtttaaaatctcatccagttccaaccccctgccgtgggcagggacaccttccactagagcaggttgctccaagcccctgtgtccgacctggccttgaacactgccagggatggggcagccacagcttctctgggcaccctgtgccagcgcctcagcaccctcacagggaagagcttctgcctcagactCATCTCAATCTCCgctctgtcaggttaaagccatatgcccccttgtccaaagcccctcaCCAGCTTCCTTGtcagccccttcaggcactggaaggctgctattagGTCTCCATAATCATGaaatctagaaaagaaaaggtataaATTATCTCGTAAAGCTTGATTACCATGACTGTAATGAATCAAGTAGAATCAGATTTAAGCCTTAGCTGTGGATGATATTCTTTCCTGGTAGggtgcagcagctttgctgggctCGGGGTTGCGCTGTGGGTGATACATACTGGAGCAAAATGCTGTCACAGGCTTTCACAGATGCTGGGCATGTAACCTGTAATTGTTTCAGTGGAAATTAATGCTTACATTTCTTGGAGCCAAGATAGATCAGCTCTGAGGGCTCTCTTGAATCTAGTTTTCCCTCTTATATCTTTTGTTGCATGGATATCTATTTTCATATGGTTTCTTATCATGGTGGTAAACATGtagataatattttaatatctgtgTTTATGAAATTTTGTTGTTTAGAAATTCACAGTAGTCACTCAGTAGGGTAAGGCTATTGGTATCCTGACAAACAGATTTCCAGCTGGAATGGCTGATTCTAAATGCTGTATATGTAAAGCCTAGTACATGTGATATTCCTTAATTCTTACATGTCACCAAAAGAATCCTAATCATTCCTATCTTCCCTCTTGAGAAACTACACTTTGTTTAGTCTGGATGAGGACATTAAGGATTTTATTAACAATTCACAGATTTATAGGCTATTGCGAGAATAGAACTCTAACTGCTCAACATGAAAGTCTTTGATGGTGACAGTCAAGGAAATGGCCCAACTGCTCTTCCACTGATACAGCCGTAAATGATTAAACCGTTTGTTGAGCAAGGATTActttccttatttcctttctcacaGTTGTGGAATGTAATCATGGACATAGCAGGTAGCTGCGGTATGAGGATGTTAGACTGGCTATATCATGGAGAAGCTGTGTTTTCAAGCaagattttcctttgtttctagCTTGACTGGGGCCACTTGCTTCAAAGACACTGTTCTTTTGGAACACTGGAGGGACAGTGAGAAACTAATTGAGCACATGCCTCATATAACCTCCCTCAGGTTTGTTTCAGGCTGCCTGTGAAGAGTGTGCACTTGTTTGTGTTCCAGCTGTGGAAATGCAAGTGGGTTTTGCAAAGCTTTCCAAGGCTTCAGTATCTTACATGGAGAGCAGGAGTTGACCAAGGTGGCAGGGACTGCACTGCTGTTGAGTGTTGAGTGCATTGATTGACCGGTTTGACTTGAGATTTACTGTCCTGTCTGTTAACCAGAGACCTTTACTGTGACACGCCTGGGTGTTTTCCTATCTGAATACTCTCATTCTTACAGCAGATAACAGGATATGAATCATACTGTGTGAAGATCTCTATCTCGAAGTGGAAAATTTAGGAAGAAGAATATTACCTACAAAGTACTCTCTTCTTTAACTAGTTTTCTGTTGTAAGTATATTGAAATGCAAATTTGTTTTTGTATTGCAGGCCCAGCATAGAGACACGTTCATTGAAGAACGCTATGGGAAGTACAACATCAGTGATCCATTAATGGCTTTGCAGAGAGATTTTGAGACCCTGAAAGAGGGAAATCATGGGGAAAAGCAACCAGTATGCTCCAATCCCTTATCCATTTTGAAAGTGGTGATGAAACATTGCAAGAATATGCAGGAAAGAATGTTATCCCAActagctgctgcagaaagcagacaCAGAAAGGTAGGTTTTGCTTCTAATAAGATGTGCAGAAGTTAATAGTTGCATTTtgataattatttttgctgaagTAACCATATGAAATGCCTTGAGTTTTGGTAACTGAAAGAACTTTGCACCTTTGTTTAAACTTCTCACTCAATACAATGCAGCTGGTAAGCTTATTAATTGTAATTCCAAAATTTGAAATGTATGCAAGATGGTTTTGTTAGGACACACAAAAGGGAACAAGCTCATTCACAACTGAGGGGTATAGTGCTTACCAAAAAGTTTACCTAAAGGTCTCTAGAAGATTAAATTCTCAGCAAACATATCACTGTTCTGCTTGTGACTTGTTCTCGGGGATAATCGAAGAGCTGGTGCCAAGAGTGCACCTCCTTATGCTTTCCTAAAAAGTATAActatttttcatgctgtttgaCCTCTTTAATAAAGCATTTATTATTCTTCTTATATAGCTTTAACATACGTTGACATCAGTGAAGTGCTTACTTGACATGTCAGATGCTACTTCCACAGAGGTTTGCTCCTCTGGTGTGCTGTAGTTTACTGGAGGAACATAGAGCCACACACAGGTCTGAAAGCAGAAGTCCACTGAACTCTGCTTCTTGGAGTCTTGCTACAACATAATCTCTTTATGTAACAGGttagcctttaaaaaaaaacaaaacgaaacaaaacaaacatgtttagattggatatcaggaaaaagtcttccctgtgagggtgctgaggtgctggcacagggtgcccagagaagctgtggctgccccatccctggcagtgttcaaggccaggttggacacaggggcttggagcaacctgctctagtggaaggtgtccctgcccgtggcagggggttggaactggatgagctttaaggtctcttccaacccaaactattctaggattctgtgatatgattttgtttgttttgtcctGCAGTATGTTTAAACAAGTCAAAATGGTTAAAGTACTTGTCCCTGCTGTGTAGCCAGGGCAGAGAATAATTGCCCAAGAGTACATCATTTGAATCTGCAACTGGGAGGAGctccctggagcatccctgcagtCACCTGCATTGCAGCACTCTATCTCAATGTCTTCACATAccacttttccattttaaaaaagagctggcatttttgtttttgcttgCACCCATGGCAGGCTGTGAGGTGGTGCTGTTACCCTGGTGTCTAGAAGTTGACTTTCACAATGTCAGACCCAGGTGTACTTTTGGCTAGTGCCTGCACTTGGGCCAAACCatcctggtttggtttttgttcagGTATATCACTCTTCATTTGATTTAAACTTAGTAAATCATGTACAAAGATCTCAAAGACAAGTAGCCACATTCTGTTTCTAATCAAAAGGTTCAAAGTTGAACCCTCTGTTTCATCAACATGTGGGTTAAAGTTTATTTTCCCATAATGTGTTTTGATGGGGGTAAGACAGAGCAAGTTCCTTTAGGTCTGTGAATTATGTGAAGCATTTCTGTTGTAGAAACCTTACTAAGACATAAGGAACCAGCTAGCTTGACTTTTAAATCACAAATGCTATGCTTAGGGTGGGCAGCTGAAGGTATCTTCAGCTTTTGGTTCGTCCTCTAAGTCACTGGAAGCAACAGCAAGGCTGTGTGCTTCCCTTTTCAGCCACGTATTGAGCTAAATCATGCTGTTAACATCAgatatttttctcccttcctgttCTGTCCTTCATGTCTCCTTCCATAAGAATGTTCCTTGtgtatttaaatatctttaagCATTTGGGAAGCTTCATGGTGAGCCTGTGTTGGGAGAGCCTAGAGTTTTGTTGGTGAGATACAGCAGTCTCTTGGGAAGTTTGCATTCTGGCTTTTTTGTTGAGTTAAATAGAATTTCAATTATTCATGTAATTCAGAATGCAAGCTGAAGGAGCTCCTTAACTGGGTCCTTATGGCAAGCAGTTTCCTTTCAAGAGCTCATCTTGTTCTTAAGTGGAAGAACAAAttaatgttctttaaaataaacttcgCACAGCAGTCCTCAAATCCCCTATAAGAAACTGGGGGGGAAGCCTGTGTGTGAATTACTGCTGAAACCAGAGTGAGGATCATCTTGTGGTAACTGTTAGTGCCCCGTGTCCCTGGGCTGCACGTTCCCTGGGCAgtgcctctgcttctgctggggTTTACGTTAATGGTCCTGCCAGGAGATTCTCATGGGGCATCATACAACCGAGGACAGAGAAAGTAGGCTTCTCAAGGCTGTGATGCAATCTGGAGGAAAAGCATGCAATTTAGctgtttaataataaaatgaagataCATCCATTGTAAGGTTTTCCTAACTTCTTTAACAAACTGACTCAGCTGTACCAAATATTACTATTGttagagtgagtccagaggaggccacggagatgctgcgagggctggagcagctctgctctggagacaagctgagagcgctgggctggttcagcctggagaagagaaggctccttaaggggagaccttagagcagctcccggttcctaaaggggctgacaagtGTTCAaggcaacctgctctaatggaaggtgtccctgcctgtggcagggggttggaactggctgagctttaaggttccttccaacccaaaccggtctCCGATTCTACGAAATAGTAGTATACTATTGTAACTTGTCCAAAAGCTGGTTTATGTGTTTTCAAGGTGAATTGGGATGTCTGAGGCTGCAGTGGTTGCTCTCCCATTCCATGTAGCTTTGGACCGTGTGCGGAGGCACCGATCTCTCCCTGCTTGTCAGTGTGCTGGGCATTACAGTGATGGGTGTTTGCCTGGCAGGTGATCCTGGACCTGGAGGAGGAGCGGCAGCGGCACGCCCAGGACACGGCGGAGGGGGATGATGTCACCTacatgctggagaaggagcGGGAGCGGCTCACCCAGCAGGTATGCTCAGGGAGCTGGAACTACCCAACCCACGGAAACCCGGCTCCTGGGTGGTGAACTCGGTAGCAATGTCTAATTGCACCTTTGTGCTGAAGGAGCAGTAGGGCCCTCCCCCCTCTGTAAGGCACTCCTAGCTTTTATAAtatcaaaatatgaaaaagaaccTTAatattttggggtgttttggtaGCTGAGCAGTGCTAAAAGCTATTAATAGGCAATTGAAATGTTACTTCAGCCTGAAATGTGAGAAGTTCTCAAGAACAAGCCTGCACTTACAAATGATAGGGCTCTCTAGTACTCAGCATTCAGAATAACTCATGGAAGATCTCCTGGGGGTGCTATTCAGAGatgataataaatatttaagctaCTGTTCTCTCTTACTCAAGCACTGTAGACTTTATTAAACATACATAACacatcagcattttaaagtCTAAATGCCTTTAAAAGGCAAACTAACAAAGTAGTAAATGAGGTGGAAGGAAGCTTTGCTCCAGATTGCTTGTTCAATCAGTGCATGGCAGACTGGGTGTACATCTCACTAAAGGTCAATTGAATTTCATACATGATAAAACTACTAGTAAGTAATAATTCTTAATACCTGCAGCCTGAGTAGTGTGAGACTCTCTTGCAGATACCTGGGGCAAGAAGCTCTTTCTAAACCTTTGCCATCTTTTACTGTATAATTTCTCCAAGATACATAGTAACTCCATTCCATTTTGGGGCATTATACTTCATTTACTTTCAGAATGTTTCATGGTTCCCTTACAGTCTTCTTATGTTCTTGTCATCCAGTTGGAGTTTGAAAAATCCCAGGTGAAGAAGtttgaaaaggaacagaagaagcTGTCAAGCCAGTTGGAGGAGGAAAGGGCACGCCACAAGCAACTGTCTTCCATGCTTGTAGTGGAGTGCAAGAAAGCCACTGCCAAAGCAGctgaagaggggcagaagaCAGCAGAATTGAGCTTGAAattggaaaaagagaagagtaaGGTGAGTAAACTGGAAGAGGAACTGGCATCCAAGAGGAAGCGGGGTTTACAGATGGAAGCACAAGTAGAAAAGCAGCTCTCAGAGTTTGACATTGAAAGAGAACAGCTGAAAGCCAAGctgaacagagaagaaaaccgTACAAAAGCACTCAAGGAAGAGGTAGAATGTCTGAAGAAAGCCCTGAAAGAGCTGGAGGCTTCTTGCCAGGAGCACAATCCTACCGAGCCTTTGCAGCCCAGCCCCTCGGTGGTGTCCAGAGGGGTTGCAACTGATGGCCCCCCAGTGAAGTCTGTGGCTTGCCAGACAGAGTGTGTGCAGACAGACCGACCAAATCCTGCCAGCACAAGCAAAGCTGTGCACACCACATCTCCCAGCCCTACTACACCTACTCATGCCTATGCAAAATCCAATGGTCATTATGATACAGATGTGCAGACAGGAAGTGAGCTACTGCAGACAAATGCACCAGAGGGCCAAGTTCAAAAGGAGAAACCTGCTGGTGCAGCCTCAGAAAACACAGTTGAGAATGGAAGTTCTCCTGTAAGAACAGAGTCACCGGTGCATCTGATGTCCCAGCTCTCTTCTGGTGGGATCACCCTgtctcccagcagcacagctgcctcctctcttacaccttctccctgctcctcaccagTCTTGACTAAACGCTTAGTGGGAGCTTCAGCGAGCAGCCCTGGTTACCAGTCATCCTACCAGGTGGGGATCAATCAGCGTTTCCATGCAGCTCGGCACAAGTTTCAGTCTCAAGCTGAACAGGACCATCAGGCCAGTGGTCTGCAGAGCCCACCGTCGCGGGATCTGTCTCCTACTCTAGCAGATAACTCTGCTGCCAAGCAGTTGGCCCGCAATACAGTCACTCAGGTCCTTTCCAGATTTACCAGCCAGCAGGGACCTATTAAACCTGTCTCCCCTAACAGCTCACCTTTTGGCACAGACTATCGAAACCTGGCAAGTGCTGTGAGCCCCAAAAACGAATCTGGTCACTCTCCAAGCCCTGGCAAGGTTTCCAGCCCACTAAGCCCGTTGTCTCCTGGAATTAAGTCGCCGACCATTCCTAGAGCGGAAAGAGGGAACCCTCCTCCCATTCCCCCAAAGAAACCCGGCCTCGCTCAGTcacctgctgctcctgctcctctaACCAAAACCTCTTCCCAAGCATCCTCGCTGGGTGCCCCCATGGACATGGCAAGTAGCTGCTCTAACAACACTGTAGTGTCAAATGGCAAAGACATTGAGATACTCCTGCCAACTAGCAGCTAGTCTCCAGAAAATGTGAATGTGACATTCCATGGCTTAGCATCCTAGAGCTAAGACACTGTTTTTCCACTCCATGTTATTTATTTCCATAGTAGCAGATTCTGTCTGTATAAAGCatttagtatattttttttttcttttttgaataggtagggaaatatttttgtttatgaaGAAACCTTAACCACAGCTATACAGTAGCCTCAAAATGTCTCCTGGCAACAGTCAAATATAAAGAAGAACCACAATCGTGTGGTGGGACCTAACTATCAACCTCGAATGGGACTGAAATGCTACTTTAAATTATGCAGAAATAACTTTTGCAGACTTTTTACTCCAGATGAACATTATCTAAAAAGTGCCTGATCTAAGCCTGCAATATGAATGTGATTCTCTGAGGAAGGTGAGGAGGGGGGGACCATCTAGCTGCAGAAACTAATGCTTCTGTGAGTCCTGAATGTTGAAAcaacactgtttttcttttgaattcttTCCATTTGCTAAAAGAAGTTAGCAAATGTGCTACGAATCCTGCAAGGTGAGCACCAAGGTGACGCAGCCAGCCACGCTTTGTCCTTTGGGACACGGCTGTTTGAGGAAGCACACACAGGTTTCTTAGGGTAAAATTTAGCTGTAATGCAATGCAGATTACTCTTCTGTCAGTATCCATTGTCCATGTagttctttttgctttcctgtaacACGTTCTGCAGAGATGCCTGTGTGCTTTAACTGGCTAAACTCTGGTTTCTGGTGTGTCACCTTGAATTTTCAAGCTCTTCAAGCATTCTACTGTTGTGTGTAGAACTTCTGAGAAAAGGATCTTGCTATTACTTGACAAAGATCTCGCTATTACTTGAAAAAATCACTAGTCCATAACATACAGGTTTTTTTGCAACAGTAACATGGGATCTTCTACTAGAAACAAAGCAATAATGTTCCTCATCTCTATCATTTTTGTCTGGCTGACCTGGATTTTACTCAGTCAGGATCTATGGGATCTTGCTCGCTTTCCTTGGCTGCAAATACGGAACCAAAACATTACTGCTGTGTAACTgagtatgtatatatgtgtaagTAGcttcacacacatacatacaaaatacaCGATGTATTAGGAAAATCTTTTATCTATTCTTGGTGTTCTGCctaataggaagaaaatgaggCAATTCattgagataaaaaaaaatcacttagcGAGGAATCGATTTGTTGAGGCAAATCATGAGTGTGAGAAATTATTTGGGCCCAAGaggggagaagcagctgagtGCTGTGCAGGCACGTTTGCAGCCAGCAGTGCCGTGCTCCCTGCAGAGGTGCTGCCCATgcctcagcagcactgcacgCTTGGTTTTCTGAGTCACTGCAGGGAGAAACACAAGGCAGACCCACCACAGATCAGTGGCAGAGGCTGAGCACAAACCCTGAGTTAATCACCTCGGGTGTTGCGTGTGAACTGATCCTAAATTTAGCAGCTGGACTTGCTGCTCAGTGTCGTTCCATGTTCAGCATTTCCCTTTGCAGCAGCATCGCAGTGGCTTCCCTCTGCCACAGACACGTTCTCCTTGTCATTTGTCAATATTTAATTAGACAGAACACATCCACCTTCACTGTGGCAGGATCCCTGCGGCAGCTGAGGGGATGTGCTGCTGTACATGGCCTGATGGATTCCTCCTCACTTTGAGTCTCGTTTCATAGGATGCCAGAGCTCTAGTGCTGCTTTGAAGTGGCTGTTGTCCAAGGTGGCCCCGCTGCTCTCTCCCACACAGCCTAGCAGGTATTTAGACTAGAACAAGTTTGTACAGACCTTTTAGTAGCCTTTTAAATTGTGGTATTATGTGCTGCTGTTCCTAATCTGGTGGCACGGGCTGTGCACTACCAAGAGGGAGACAGGGCAGCCTGGAGATCAATGGGCAGTGACTCTTTTGGAAGCACATTTATTACTTTTGTAACTTTTTAAGTATCCACAGCAGATTTTTCCTCTGGATGAGAGTAATTGTAAAAACTGGTGGGCAGATGGATTTTTGGCCCATGCATCAGACGTGAGGCTTTTGTATACACTGCTTTAAcgtgtttgtttgcttttacattAATCTAAATGGTATTATCCCCTTTCTTTATCAATAGCTCTATAGAGAGAGATATACTATGATGAAGTCTATTAGGAAATGCACTGAGTACTGTTTCTTCTAAAATATAATATGGGAAGGGGGTGTgcaaaagaatgtatttttgctAGTAGCCTATCTTCTGAGAGAAACTAAGCACAAGATATTAAAATGGATCCAACTAATTCAGTAAGACATTTAGAGTTAGTATTTAACTGTTGATGTAGATTCTGTGTGGAAGCaactaaatatttcttctataaCTCACATCTGTTATAAGCAGACATTGTTGCAGTTTGTCACTGGCTAATGGAGTATAATGAAGTGCAAAATGTATACACTAAGTATTAATTCATTAACACTTGTAAATTTGTAAAGCCAAATGTACCAAGCTGAAGTCTTTAATCATTTTTATAGCTGATGGCATTAAACATGTTAAACATTCGTA
Proteins encoded in this region:
- the CTTNBP2NL gene encoding CTTNBP2 N-terminal-like protein, coding for MNLEKLSKPELLTLFSILEGELEARDLVIEALKAQHRDTFIEERYGKYNISDPLMALQRDFETLKEGNHGEKQPVCSNPLSILKVVMKHCKNMQERMLSQLAAAESRHRKVILDLEEERQRHAQDTAEGDDVTYMLEKERERLTQQLEFEKSQVKKFEKEQKKLSSQLEEERARHKQLSSMLVVECKKATAKAAEEGQKTAELSLKLEKEKSKVSKLEEELASKRKRGLQMEAQVEKQLSEFDIEREQLKAKLNREENRTKALKEEVECLKKALKELEASCQEHNPTEPLQPSPSVVSRGVATDGPPVKSVACQTECVQTDRPNPASTSKAVHTTSPSPTTPTHAYAKSNGHYDTDVQTGSELLQTNAPEGQVQKEKPAGAASENTVENGSSPVRTESPVHLMSQLSSGGITLSPSSTAASSLTPSPCSSPVLTKRLVGASASSPGYQSSYQVGINQRFHAARHKFQSQAEQDHQASGLQSPPSRDLSPTLADNSAAKQLARNTVTQVLSRFTSQQGPIKPVSPNSSPFGTDYRNLASAVSPKNESGHSPSPGKVSSPLSPLSPGIKSPTIPRAERGNPPPIPPKKPGLAQSPAAPAPLTKTSSQASSLGAPMDMASSCSNNTVVSNGKDIEILLPTSS